From the genome of Shewanella sp. Choline-02u-19, one region includes:
- a CDS encoding thiopurine S-methyltransferase, with amino-acid sequence MQPSFWHDKWDAQQIGFHLSAVNPLLIQYWPQLHLAASAQVFVPLCGKSLDMCFLAEQGHDVLACELNDLAVSQFYQDNDLPYSVDKTAEHRRYHTEQITIYQGDIFTLHSAEMASTVAFYDRAALIAWPEEMRINYAKQLAHLIPIGSVGLLITLDYPQAELNGPPFAVSEDWVMANMSDKFEIECLVTNDVLSDNPRFVKKQVSSLTESVYKLTRKA; translated from the coding sequence ATGCAACCAAGCTTTTGGCACGACAAATGGGATGCCCAACAAATCGGCTTTCATCTCAGTGCCGTAAACCCGTTATTAATTCAGTATTGGCCCCAGTTGCACCTAGCCGCAAGCGCCCAAGTGTTTGTGCCTTTGTGTGGTAAATCTTTAGACATGTGTTTTTTAGCTGAACAAGGTCATGATGTGCTGGCTTGTGAGTTAAATGACCTGGCAGTGTCGCAGTTTTATCAAGATAATGACCTACCTTATAGCGTCGATAAAACGGCTGAACATCGGCGTTACCACACCGAACAGATCACTATTTATCAAGGTGATATTTTCACTTTGCACAGTGCTGAGATGGCAAGTACCGTAGCTTTTTATGATCGAGCAGCGCTAATCGCTTGGCCTGAAGAGATGCGAATTAACTACGCAAAGCAACTTGCTCACTTGATCCCTATTGGGAGTGTAGGGCTATTAATTACCTTAGATTACCCGCAAGCAGAGCTTAATGGTCCGCCATTTGCGGTATCGGAGGATTGGGTCATGGCAAACATGAGTGATAAGTTTGAGATTGAATGCTTAGTGACAAATGATGTGCTAAGTGATAACCCACGCTTCGTGAAAAAGCAGGTGTCTTCGTTAACCGAGTCGGTTTATAAGTTAACGAGAAAAGCGTAA
- a CDS encoding porin, with amino-acid sequence MKKTLISASVASVLTLASFGALAESPSFYGRLDLSVTNSDAGATTQNSKSGTVIENNFSHVGVKGSESLTSNIDVIYQMEFQVENTTNSGDTFKARNTFLGLKSSAGTVLVGRNDTVFKQAEGGVDLFGNSNADIDRLVGGQTRAADGIWYYSPKIADLVTLNATYLMEDNYIDSEDKDAVSSYDDQYALSATIGDKKLKAQNYYVAAAYNTIGGIDAYRGVAQVKLGDFKIGGLFQNTESQTTDQEGNSYFVNVAYNLNGVNLKAEYGKDEGGFGKYYKNITAVDGTDVNVQVITVGADYKISKSTLVYGHYAMYEGDHKVGTAKVDLEDDNIFTVGVRYNF; translated from the coding sequence ATGAAAAAGACACTTATCTCTGCATCAGTGGCATCAGTTTTAACCCTAGCTTCTTTCGGCGCGCTAGCCGAAAGTCCTAGCTTTTACGGCCGTTTAGATCTATCTGTAACCAATTCAGATGCCGGTGCAACTACCCAAAATAGTAAATCAGGCACCGTTATTGAAAATAACTTCTCTCATGTAGGTGTTAAGGGTAGCGAAAGCTTAACTAGCAACATCGACGTTATTTACCAAATGGAGTTCCAAGTAGAGAACACTACTAACTCTGGTGATACTTTCAAAGCTCGTAACACTTTCTTAGGGCTTAAGTCTTCTGCTGGTACAGTACTTGTTGGTCGTAACGACACAGTATTCAAGCAAGCTGAAGGTGGCGTTGATTTATTTGGTAACTCAAATGCCGATATTGACCGTTTAGTTGGTGGTCAAACTCGTGCTGCTGACGGTATCTGGTACTATTCTCCAAAGATTGCAGATTTAGTGACGCTAAACGCAACGTACTTAATGGAAGATAACTACATTGATTCTGAAGATAAAGATGCTGTATCTTCTTATGATGACCAGTACGCACTAAGCGCGACTATTGGTGACAAGAAACTTAAAGCTCAGAACTACTATGTAGCTGCAGCTTATAACACTATTGGTGGCATCGATGCTTACCGTGGTGTTGCTCAAGTTAAATTAGGCGACTTCAAAATCGGTGGTCTGTTCCAGAACACTGAAAGCCAAACAACTGACCAGGAAGGTAACTCTTACTTCGTGAACGTTGCTTACAACCTAAACGGCGTTAACCTAAAAGCTGAATACGGTAAAGATGAAGGCGGTTTTGGTAAGTACTACAAAAACATCACTGCTGTAGATGGTACTGACGTAAATGTTCAAGTTATCACTGTTGGTGCTGACTACAAGATCTCTAAATCAACTCTAGTATATGGCCACTATGCTATGTACGAAGGCGACCACAAAGTGGGTACTGCTAAAGTTGACCTAGAAGATGACAACATCTTCACTGTTGGCGTTCGTTACAACTTCTAA
- a CDS encoding porin, with amino-acid sequence MNKTVLSATIISALAATSFTALADGPNFYGRADLAITNSDMGIATQNQKSGTIIENNFSWLGVKGTEKINDGLEVVYQMEFGVSNFDNSGDTFAARNTFIGLKSAAAGTILVGRNDTVFKAAEGGFDLFGNTNSDIDLLAAGQTRSADGFTYYSPKIADLVTLNATYLMDDNYDQLDTDGEEKYTDNMYALSATIGDKALKAQNYYVSAAYNDSIENVTAYRGVAQVKLGNVILGGFYQNSEHVDSKYDNLEGDTYFVNAAYVMGNLKLKAMYGADDSGLGKYVSRYVGGNDGSLETVSNVDIQQFSVGADYRLSKNMLVYGHYTKYDGDMMLSSVKQDLSDDIVTVGVRLDF; translated from the coding sequence ATGAATAAAACGGTTCTGTCCGCCACGATTATCTCAGCACTAGCCGCCACCTCTTTTACAGCATTAGCTGATGGCCCTAATTTTTATGGCCGTGCTGATCTTGCAATCACCAACTCTGATATGGGTATTGCAACTCAAAACCAAAAATCTGGCACCATCATCGAAAACAACTTCTCTTGGTTAGGTGTTAAAGGCACTGAAAAAATTAATGATGGATTAGAAGTTGTTTATCAAATGGAATTTGGTGTCAGTAACTTTGATAATTCTGGCGATACCTTCGCTGCGCGTAATACATTTATAGGCCTTAAGTCTGCCGCTGCGGGTACCATACTTGTCGGTCGTAACGATACCGTGTTCAAAGCTGCGGAAGGTGGATTTGACCTCTTCGGTAATACTAACTCAGACATCGATCTGTTAGCTGCAGGCCAAACACGTAGTGCAGATGGCTTCACTTACTACTCACCAAAAATCGCCGATCTAGTGACCTTGAATGCCACCTACTTGATGGATGACAACTACGACCAACTAGATACTGATGGCGAAGAAAAATACACTGATAATATGTATGCCCTTAGTGCTACCATTGGTGATAAAGCCCTTAAAGCACAAAACTACTACGTATCAGCTGCCTATAATGACAGCATTGAAAATGTAACCGCTTACCGTGGTGTTGCTCAAGTTAAACTTGGTAATGTCATTCTTGGTGGCTTTTACCAAAACAGTGAACACGTTGACAGTAAGTATGACAATTTAGAAGGCGATACTTACTTTGTAAACGCCGCCTATGTAATGGGTAACTTAAAGCTTAAGGCCATGTACGGTGCCGATGACTCAGGTCTAGGTAAATATGTTAGCCGCTATGTTGGTGGCAATGACGGTTCACTGGAAACGGTTAGCAATGTCGACATACAACAATTCAGTGTTGGCGCAGACTACCGTCTAAGCAAGAACATGCTCGTTTACGGCCACTATACTAAATATGATGGTGACATGATGCTAAGTAGCGTCAAGCAAGACTTAAGTGACGACATCGTCACTGTTGGTGTGCGTTTAGATTTTTAG
- the tcdA gene encoding tRNA cyclic N6-threonylcarbamoyladenosine(37) synthase TcdA encodes MSDAYLNRFAGIGRLYGQEALHYFAQSHVVVVGIGGVGTWVAESLARSGVGQISLIDLDDICVTNTNRQLHALKETIGESKVEVMAQRLKQINPECIVNEIEDFITVDNLSAYFQGKKAGGDLDYVIDCIDAVKPKTALIAWCKRQKLPIVTVGGAGGQSDPTQVQVTDLAKTYQDPLLAKVRNLLRREYNFSKNVARRFGIEAVFSTEQLVYPQADGSVCNTKAAADGSMRMDCASGFGAVTVVTGTFGFVAVSRVLTKLAAKAKLTESL; translated from the coding sequence TTGTCAGACGCCTACTTAAATCGTTTTGCTGGAATTGGCCGTTTATATGGTCAAGAAGCACTGCATTATTTTGCGCAATCTCACGTGGTTGTTGTAGGCATTGGTGGTGTCGGCACTTGGGTCGCTGAATCACTGGCAAGAAGTGGTGTAGGCCAAATCAGCTTGATCGATCTTGATGATATTTGTGTTACTAACACTAATCGTCAATTACACGCGTTAAAAGAGACCATTGGTGAATCTAAAGTCGAAGTGATGGCGCAGCGCCTAAAGCAAATAAATCCAGAGTGTATCGTCAATGAAATTGAAGACTTTATTACCGTCGACAATTTATCAGCCTATTTTCAAGGTAAGAAGGCTGGTGGCGATTTGGACTACGTTATTGACTGTATTGACGCGGTAAAACCCAAGACAGCACTAATAGCCTGGTGTAAACGCCAAAAGTTACCGATTGTAACTGTGGGTGGTGCGGGTGGACAGTCAGATCCGACCCAAGTGCAGGTGACAGATCTTGCGAAAACCTATCAAGACCCTCTGCTGGCTAAGGTGCGTAATTTACTGAGGCGTGAGTATAATTTTTCAAAAAATGTTGCTCGTCGATTTGGTATTGAAGCGGTATTTTCTACTGAGCAGCTCGTTTACCCACAAGCAGATGGCTCGGTTTGCAATACGAAGGCTGCGGCAGATGGCAGTATGCGTATGGATTGTGCTTCTGGTTTTGGTGCGGTTACCGTGGTGACGGGCACCTTTGGTTTTGTGGCTGTCAGTCGAGTACTGACTAAGCTCGCAGCTAAAGCAAAGCTCACAGAATCATTATAG
- a CDS encoding superinfection exclusion B family protein has protein sequence MQKMSFAALSFKEISIKKLIFKAMLWLSLACAALLFSPVTLLASIKLDEFAERYAHFIGLGLIIGAAYLLTQILNYFLDEAISYLSDKRSVEVIEEKVKLLDPIERALLREFFLQGETILTLPEAEQAVKSLSTTGILERLGNQKHYAIQGSTADFKISMRAREHLNRQVLRFPIGEPSPEQMKNLIKARPQFINSFVTPRKHAA, from the coding sequence ATGCAAAAAATGAGTTTCGCTGCACTTTCTTTTAAAGAAATATCAATTAAAAAATTGATATTTAAAGCAATGCTGTGGCTTTCATTAGCATGTGCGGCACTGTTATTTAGCCCTGTCACATTATTAGCATCAATTAAGCTTGATGAATTTGCAGAACGTTATGCACATTTTATTGGCTTAGGCTTGATTATAGGTGCAGCCTATTTATTGACGCAGATCCTCAATTATTTTCTCGACGAAGCGATTAGCTATTTAAGTGACAAACGATCAGTTGAAGTGATTGAAGAGAAGGTTAAACTGCTCGACCCTATCGAACGTGCTTTACTGAGAGAATTCTTTCTACAAGGTGAAACGATTTTAACCTTGCCTGAAGCTGAGCAAGCCGTTAAAAGTTTATCTACAACGGGTATCTTGGAGCGTCTTGGAAACCAGAAGCACTACGCTATTCAAGGTTCAACTGCAGACTTTAAAATATCGATGCGTGCGCGAGAGCACTTAAATCGTCAAGTATTACGTTTCCCTATCGGTGAGCCAAGCCCTGAACAGATGAAAAACCTGATTAAAGCCCGTCCGCAGTTTATCAATAGCTTTGTCACACCACGTAAGCACGCCGCATAA
- a CDS encoding DUF3149 domain-containing protein, with protein MAFWLDLMFGNAIGLLSMIVIFSTIGIVSYLMWMFYTKSADPEN; from the coding sequence ATGGCATTCTGGTTAGATTTGATGTTTGGCAACGCTATCGGCTTGCTATCAATGATCGTTATTTTTAGTACGATAGGCATCGTTTCCTATCTAATGTGGATGTTCTATACCAAGTCTGCGGATCCTGAGAACTAA
- a CDS encoding site-2 protease family protein, which produces MELLNIDCLGKPLRLEGSMAGWQQLFWGDTLVSVIQASTENEGFKSHTFELNTAAPTATDALEAPQQKTLKITLETDLTWQPFVIDYRLLHDEHIISSGQRNTKDIEQQVPTIAIAEKKQFSMVGLASLGFKLLKSAKVIKVVLAGASVAAYSWLFSFQFALALIACLVFHEYGHIRAMKHFGMKTKGIYLIPFMGGLALSDEKINTRWQDVVISIMGPTFGLLMSIAALIAYWVTGNIFFAGLAAFNALLNLFNLLPILPLDGGHILKSISFSMNSVMGLVACIAGAAVGVYISYTLGLALLGFLLLIGSAEIVFEWKARHQSHLLPLDRYGQIFSTVWYLVTVGSFIGIIWYFAGSGDDMLALPLEILKS; this is translated from the coding sequence GTGGAATTATTGAACATTGACTGCCTTGGAAAACCTCTTCGCCTAGAGGGATCGATGGCAGGTTGGCAACAACTCTTTTGGGGCGATACCTTAGTCTCAGTGATCCAAGCAAGTACTGAGAATGAAGGCTTTAAAAGCCATACTTTCGAACTTAACACTGCCGCCCCAACCGCAACTGATGCGCTTGAAGCGCCGCAACAGAAAACGCTAAAGATCACCTTAGAGACCGATCTCACTTGGCAGCCTTTTGTCATCGATTATCGTCTTCTACATGATGAACACATCATCAGTAGTGGCCAACGCAACACCAAAGACATTGAGCAGCAAGTACCGACTATCGCCATTGCAGAGAAAAAGCAATTTAGTATGGTGGGCTTAGCGTCGCTAGGTTTCAAACTGCTCAAAAGCGCCAAGGTGATTAAAGTTGTTCTCGCGGGGGCCAGTGTTGCCGCCTACTCTTGGTTATTTTCGTTTCAGTTTGCACTTGCGTTAATCGCGTGCTTAGTGTTTCACGAATATGGCCATATCCGTGCTATGAAACACTTTGGCATGAAAACCAAAGGTATTTACCTCATCCCTTTTATGGGGGGCTTAGCCCTCAGCGATGAAAAGATTAATACTCGCTGGCAAGATGTGGTGATCTCGATAATGGGGCCCACTTTCGGCCTGCTCATGTCTATCGCAGCATTAATTGCCTACTGGGTAACCGGTAACATCTTTTTTGCCGGACTGGCCGCTTTTAACGCCCTGCTCAATCTGTTTAATTTGCTGCCAATCTTGCCGCTCGATGGTGGACATATTTTAAAAAGCATCAGCTTTTCAATGAACAGCGTAATGGGGCTAGTCGCGTGTATTGCAGGCGCTGCGGTGGGTGTATATATCAGCTATACCTTAGGCTTAGCGCTATTAGGCTTCTTACTGCTTATCGGTAGTGCTGAAATAGTGTTTGAATGGAAAGCTCGGCACCAAAGTCACTTGTTACCACTCGATCGCTACGGGCAGATATTTTCTACCGTATGGTACCTAGTCACCGTTGGCTCATTCATCGGCATTATCTGGTACTTTGCCGGTAGCGGTGACGATATGCTAGCGCTACCTTTAGAGATCCTAAAGAGTTAA
- a CDS encoding DUF342 domain-containing protein: MLHPELIELSTDGEKAELKLIPNTHGPITEMDLMGLLALPGFSNLLPLKEIISKAVIQVNQLCSQDDGQHELFFAIAQRRDASISFELSEDKMQASMTLTAAYGGQDVTLKDILQNLKLQQIKLGLSKPKIDLSLTQFSSLQPGEQCSNIIAQGRTAVQGQSARLERKVLLARERLLQPQENSDGSVDMRNLGAVITVKPGNALILKHPATAGVDGYNVCGNKLLAKPGKDLKLVAGNGTKFCDNNANLLIAAVAGQPVENKLGMQVDDVLQIKDVNVGYGHVDFKGSVLITGDVGEGMLVKSSGDITVMGFVDSATLIAQGDITVSKGVIGRQLKEGELSTTLKAQGQISAQFVQYSTLEAIGNILVTKQLLHSHAKTKQQLTVCDSTGRRGDLVGGKVEVDKGLKVVAIGATAGTKTEIFCAMNISEFKQDLVQLKDSISSMMVAISNIEGQLGNLPPKAQWQDDEMMVEQVKVMLEEKRRIASTKLQEQLEYEAIQQEITGYYKNYRVDALKHVFANIEIHIGGAFNRTQREHGPCSITNDNQEINFDYSLKK; encoded by the coding sequence ATGCTGCACCCAGAGCTCATAGAATTAAGCACAGACGGCGAAAAAGCCGAGTTAAAGTTGATCCCTAACACCCATGGTCCTATTACTGAAATGGACTTGATGGGACTGCTAGCGCTCCCTGGTTTTTCCAATCTATTACCGCTAAAAGAAATCATCAGCAAAGCCGTTATTCAAGTAAATCAACTTTGTAGCCAAGATGATGGTCAACATGAGCTATTTTTTGCCATTGCACAGCGCCGAGATGCCAGCATTAGTTTTGAGCTCTCAGAAGACAAAATGCAAGCATCAATGACCTTAACCGCAGCCTACGGCGGTCAAGACGTCACCCTCAAAGATATTTTACAAAACTTAAAGTTACAGCAAATAAAGCTCGGCCTTAGCAAGCCAAAAATCGATCTCTCATTAACGCAATTCTCATCACTACAACCGGGGGAGCAATGTAGCAATATCATTGCCCAAGGTCGCACTGCTGTACAAGGACAGTCAGCTCGTTTAGAGCGAAAAGTACTACTCGCCCGAGAACGCCTATTGCAACCCCAAGAGAATAGCGACGGCAGTGTCGATATGCGTAATCTGGGGGCTGTGATCACGGTAAAACCAGGCAATGCACTTATATTGAAACACCCTGCGACAGCAGGCGTCGATGGTTACAATGTTTGTGGTAATAAGCTGCTTGCCAAACCGGGCAAAGATCTCAAACTCGTTGCAGGCAATGGCACCAAATTTTGCGATAACAATGCCAACTTATTAATCGCTGCAGTCGCAGGACAACCCGTGGAAAACAAACTGGGGATGCAGGTTGATGATGTATTACAGATAAAAGATGTTAATGTCGGCTACGGACATGTCGACTTTAAAGGCAGCGTATTGATTACTGGCGACGTTGGTGAGGGCATGCTGGTAAAGAGTTCAGGCGATATCACCGTGATGGGATTTGTCGACTCAGCAACCCTTATTGCCCAAGGTGATATTACCGTCAGCAAAGGCGTTATAGGCCGGCAATTAAAAGAGGGCGAACTATCCACGACCCTAAAAGCACAAGGTCAGATCAGCGCTCAGTTTGTGCAATATTCAACGCTTGAAGCTATAGGCAATATCTTAGTCACTAAGCAATTGCTTCATAGCCATGCTAAAACTAAACAACAGCTGACGGTCTGCGATAGTACCGGCCGTCGTGGCGATTTAGTTGGCGGAAAAGTTGAGGTTGATAAAGGCTTAAAGGTGGTCGCTATTGGTGCTACCGCGGGGACTAAGACAGAAATATTCTGTGCTATGAATATCAGTGAGTTCAAGCAAGATTTAGTACAACTTAAAGACAGCATTAGCTCTATGATGGTGGCCATTTCAAACATTGAAGGGCAACTCGGCAATCTGCCACCCAAAGCTCAGTGGCAAGACGATGAAATGATGGTAGAACAAGTCAAAGTGATGCTTGAGGAAAAACGTCGAATTGCCAGTACTAAACTGCAAGAGCAACTCGAATATGAAGCCATTCAGCAAGAGATAACGGGTTACTATAAAAACTATAGAGTTGACGCTTTAAAGCATGTTTTTGCTAATATTGAAATCCATATTGGCGGAGCATTTAACCGCACTCAACGAGAGCATGGTCCTTGCAGCATCACCAATGACAATCAAGAGATTAACTTCGACTACAGTCTTAAAAAGTAA
- a CDS encoding methyltransferase yields the protein MLTNASQALLRNSHLVNGHSVLVLNYEGDTLPKALLDSASSVSALALDFHHHLIMQPHAATNLQLYFGHKLPNQERFDSVIVYFPKAKALAPYLFNLAAKHLKLQGQLIVVGENKGGIKSLPKLLPDYFDKAFKADNARHCIVFTSELDREAPEIKIQDWCSKYPVQTPQGEITICNMVGVFSEKKLDEGTKLLLDNLPNMRGTVLDFGCGAGVIAAALLTAQPKLKLECVDINAMALLSCELTLQANGLEAEVFASDGMAQTTKSYDGIISNPPFHDGLNRLTTIAIDFVKASAENLAKGGMFHIVANRHLPYSDCIAEKFGSVNVGAENSRYKIYSNLKR from the coding sequence ATGCTAACCAATGCTTCGCAAGCCCTTCTTAGAAATAGTCATTTAGTTAACGGCCACTCTGTTTTAGTACTCAATTATGAAGGCGATACTCTACCTAAAGCATTATTAGACAGTGCCTCAAGCGTGAGCGCTTTAGCCTTAGATTTCCATCACCACCTTATAATGCAGCCCCACGCAGCAACTAATCTACAGCTGTATTTTGGCCACAAACTCCCTAACCAAGAACGCTTTGATAGCGTTATTGTGTATTTCCCTAAAGCTAAAGCATTAGCACCTTACTTATTTAACCTTGCAGCCAAGCATCTTAAACTACAAGGGCAATTGATTGTGGTTGGCGAGAATAAAGGTGGAATAAAGTCACTGCCTAAGCTACTGCCAGACTACTTCGACAAAGCCTTTAAAGCGGATAACGCTCGCCACTGTATTGTATTTACCAGTGAACTCGATCGCGAAGCGCCAGAAATAAAAATACAAGACTGGTGCAGCAAGTACCCAGTGCAAACACCTCAAGGTGAAATTACTATTTGCAATATGGTCGGTGTATTTAGTGAGAAAAAACTCGATGAAGGCACTAAGTTATTACTCGATAATTTACCTAATATGCGCGGAACCGTACTTGATTTTGGTTGCGGTGCAGGCGTCATTGCCGCGGCATTATTAACCGCCCAACCAAAACTAAAACTTGAATGTGTCGATATCAATGCGATGGCGTTGCTATCTTGCGAGCTCACCCTGCAGGCCAACGGGCTTGAAGCTGAAGTATTTGCATCTGACGGTATGGCACAAACCACCAAGAGCTACGACGGCATTATCTCCAATCCTCCCTTTCATGACGGCTTAAACCGTCTCACCACTATTGCCATCGATTTTGTAAAAGCCAGTGCTGAAAATTTAGCGAAAGGTGGCATGTTCCATATTGTCGCTAATCGACACCTCCCTTACTCAGACTGTATTGCTGAAAAATTTGGTAGCGTTAACGTCGGAGCTGAAAATAGCCGGTACAAAATTTACTCCAACTTGAAACGCTAA
- a CDS encoding alkaline phosphatase yields the protein MTFRNTFTWVLSALAVLPLYATANIDIHQAPSRPKNMIIMVGDGMGPAYTSAYRYFQDNPDTEEIEQTVFDRLLVGMASTYPARESGYVTDSAASATALATGFKSYNGAIAVDINKRPLTTIMQMAKARGMSTGVAVTAQVNHATPAAFLAHNESRKNYEAIAADMLKSDADVILGGGQKYFSEALLSQFSAKGYQHITELAQLDSITQPKVLGLFAEVQLPWVIDDTDANTLSKLTQKSLDLLSQNEKGFVLLVEGSLIDWAGHNNDIATAMAEMQGFANAIEVVEQYIRQHPDTLLVVTADHNTGGLSIGANGEYQWDTKLLKGISASPASIATHAIAADDWQAGVNQQLGFDVNSTELQQLTNARMQGKSTLEVALKKIIDTRSYTGWTTSGHTGVDVQVFAMGPAADLFKGNQDNTHIAEKMMSLLPKIN from the coding sequence ATGACTTTTAGAAACACCTTTACTTGGGTCCTTAGTGCCCTTGCCGTTTTGCCACTGTATGCGACCGCGAATATCGATATTCATCAGGCGCCATCGCGCCCTAAAAACATGATTATTATGGTCGGCGACGGCATGGGCCCTGCTTATACAAGCGCCTATCGTTATTTTCAGGACAACCCTGATACCGAAGAGATTGAGCAGACTGTGTTTGATCGCTTACTTGTGGGTATGGCGTCAACTTACCCCGCCAGAGAGAGCGGCTATGTCACCGACTCAGCGGCATCTGCAACTGCACTTGCCACTGGCTTTAAAAGCTACAATGGCGCAATTGCTGTCGACATCAATAAACGCCCCTTAACCACCATCATGCAGATGGCTAAAGCGCGCGGTATGTCTACCGGCGTAGCAGTAACAGCTCAAGTGAACCATGCAACTCCCGCCGCCTTTTTAGCGCATAACGAAAGCCGTAAAAATTATGAAGCCATCGCGGCGGATATGCTTAAATCTGATGCTGACGTGATCTTAGGCGGTGGACAAAAGTACTTCTCTGAAGCTCTTTTAAGCCAGTTCAGTGCTAAAGGTTATCAACACATTACTGAATTAGCGCAGCTCGACAGCATTACTCAGCCTAAAGTACTCGGGCTCTTTGCTGAAGTGCAACTGCCTTGGGTGATTGATGATACTGATGCCAATACCTTGAGCAAGCTAACGCAAAAATCATTGGATCTGCTTTCTCAAAATGAAAAAGGATTTGTGTTACTGGTTGAGGGTAGCTTGATAGACTGGGCTGGACACAACAATGATATCGCCACCGCGATGGCTGAAATGCAAGGTTTCGCCAATGCCATTGAAGTGGTCGAGCAGTATATTCGTCAACACCCAGATACGTTATTAGTGGTCACCGCAGATCATAATACTGGCGGCTTATCTATTGGCGCGAACGGCGAATATCAATGGGACACCAAGCTGCTAAAAGGCATCAGTGCGAGCCCTGCTAGCATTGCCACGCACGCTATTGCCGCTGACGATTGGCAAGCTGGTGTAAACCAACAGCTTGGATTCGACGTCAATAGCACTGAGTTACAGCAACTAACAAATGCTCGTATGCAGGGAAAAAGTACATTAGAAGTCGCCCTTAAAAAAATCATTGATACTCGCAGTTACACCGGTTGGACAACGAGCGGTCATACAGGTGTTGACGTCCAAGTCTTTGCGATGGGTCCTGCTGCAGATCTATTCAAAGGCAATCAAGACAATACCCACATTGCTGAAAAAATGATGAGCTTATTGCCAAAAATCAACTGA